A single Methanocaldococcus bathoardescens DNA region contains:
- the gatE gene encoding Glu-tRNA(Gln) amidotransferase subunit GatE, with product MEIDYEKIGLKVGLEIHQQLNTKRKLFCHCPTILRDDEPDGEIVRVLRPSLSEMGEVDRAALIEARKRKKFIYQYYNDTTCLVELDEEPPHPPSEEALKIALEVALLMNMNIVDVAYTMRKIVIDGSNTSGFQRTIFLARDGYIETSEGKVGITSLCLEEDAARKIEDRGDAIVYNLDRLGIPLVEISTAPDIKTPKMAKEAARRIGEILRATGKVKRGLGTIRQDINISIKDGARIEVKGVQDLDLIEKVVENEVIRQLNLLKIRDELRERNAKVVEKIFDVTEIFKDCKSKIIQNALKKKNGKVKAVLLKGFAGLVGKEIQPGRRLGTEFSDRAKVIAGVGGLFHTDELPKYGITEEEVKKLREFVNADELDAVIIVADEESKVDKALEAVIERAKEALIGVPEETRRALEDGNTAYLRPLPGAARMYPETDIPPIIIKKEFIEEIKANLPELPEEKFERFKKEYKLNDELARKMVLSYYVDLFEELCKKFKNVKPVLIATTLENTLKEIKREGYDIDKLEDRHLEDTFRALSEGKIAKEGIVEVLKGFCEYPDKSIDEILEIKGLKGLSKEEVEKIVGGIIKEHLNVVKEKGEKAYGFLMGRCMAKLRGKADGKLVNDILREKLKEFI from the coding sequence ATGGAAATTGACTATGAAAAAATAGGATTAAAGGTTGGTTTAGAGATTCATCAACAGTTGAATACAAAGAGAAAGTTATTCTGTCACTGTCCTACAATTTTAAGGGATGATGAGCCAGATGGAGAAATCGTTAGAGTTTTAAGACCTTCATTAAGTGAAATGGGAGAAGTTGATAGAGCTGCTTTAATAGAGGCAAGGAAAAGGAAAAAATTCATTTATCAATACTACAACGACACAACATGTTTGGTTGAGTTAGATGAAGAACCTCCACATCCACCAAGTGAAGAGGCTTTAAAGATAGCGTTAGAGGTTGCATTATTGATGAATATGAATATAGTTGATGTTGCATACACAATGAGGAAGATAGTTATTGATGGTTCAAACACTTCTGGATTCCAGAGGACTATATTTTTAGCAAGAGATGGATATATAGAAACATCTGAAGGAAAAGTGGGGATAACAAGCTTATGTTTAGAAGAAGATGCGGCAAGAAAGATAGAAGATAGAGGAGACGCTATAGTTTATAACTTAGACAGGTTAGGAATTCCATTGGTTGAGATTTCAACAGCTCCAGATATAAAAACTCCAAAGATGGCTAAAGAGGCAGCAAGAAGAATTGGAGAGATATTAAGAGCTACAGGAAAGGTTAAAAGAGGTTTAGGAACAATAAGGCAAGATATTAATATATCAATTAAAGATGGAGCAAGAATAGAGGTTAAAGGAGTTCAAGATTTGGATTTAATTGAAAAGGTTGTAGAGAATGAAGTCATAAGGCAGTTGAATCTCTTAAAGATTAGAGATGAACTAAGAGAAAGAAATGCAAAAGTTGTTGAAAAAATATTTGATGTTACAGAAATATTTAAAGATTGTAAATCAAAAATTATACAAAACGCTTTAAAGAAAAAGAATGGAAAGGTTAAGGCAGTTTTATTAAAAGGATTTGCGGGTTTAGTTGGAAAAGAGATCCAACCAGGAAGAAGATTAGGAACTGAATTCTCTGATAGAGCCAAAGTTATAGCTGGAGTTGGTGGATTGTTTCACACTGATGAATTGCCAAAATATGGTATTACAGAGGAAGAAGTTAAAAAACTTAGAGAGTTCGTTAATGCAGATGAGTTAGATGCTGTAATTATCGTTGCAGACGAAGAGAGTAAAGTAGATAAGGCATTAGAGGCAGTAATAGAAAGGGCTAAAGAGGCATTGATTGGAGTTCCTGAAGAAACAAGAAGGGCTTTAGAGGATGGAAATACTGCCTATTTAAGACCTCTCCCTGGAGCTGCAAGGATGTATCCAGAAACTGATATACCACCAATAATTATAAAGAAGGAATTTATTGAAGAGATTAAAGCCAATTTGCCAGAACTTCCAGAAGAGAAGTTTGAGAGGTTTAAGAAAGAGTATAAGCTAAATGATGAATTGGCAAGAAAGATGGTTTTAAGCTATTATGTTGATTTATTTGAAGAGCTATGTAAAAAATTTAAGAATGTTAAGCCGGTTTTAATTGCTACAACATTGGAGAATACATTGAAAGAGATTAAAAGAGAAGGGTATGATATAGACAAATTAGAAGATAGACACTTAGAAGATACCTTTAGAGCTTTATCTGAAGGAAAAATAGCTAAAGAGGGGATTGTTGAAGTATTAAAAGGTTTCTGCGAGTATCCAGATAAAAGTATAGATGAGATTTTGGAAATTAAAGGATTGAAAGGGTTATCTAAGGAAGAAGTTGAGAAGATAGTTGGGGGAATTATAAAAGAGCACTTAAATGTAGTTAAAGAAAAAGGAGAAAAAGCTTATGGATTTTTAATGGGTAGATGTATGGCAAAATTAAGAGGAAAAGCAGATGGGAAATTAGTTAATGATATATTGAGAGAAAAGTTAAAGGAGTTTATTTAA
- a CDS encoding type II toxin-antitoxin system VapC family toxin yields the protein MGTIKAFVNSNVIINHFSGNVNILELLEKYELYINPIVFSEVLMVYLKLITNEKSYTLKHKPELILNKKEELKLLDDLFSLLKTLPINEDIQEIAYNLIICYGLLPNDALILATCKYHKIKNLITLDTDFKKIADKESIKIINPK from the coding sequence ATGGGGACTATAAAAGCATTTGTTAATTCCAATGTAATAATTAATCATTTTAGTGGAAACGTTAATATTTTAGAGTTATTGGAAAAATATGAGCTTTATATAAATCCAATAGTATTTAGTGAGGTTTTAATGGTTTATTTAAAATTAATAACAAACGAAAAATCCTATACATTAAAACATAAGCCAGAATTAATTTTAAATAAAAAAGAAGAATTGAAATTATTGGATGATTTGTTCTCTTTATTAAAAACATTACCTATAAACGAAGATATTCAAGAAATTGCTTACAATTTAATTATATGTTATGGTTTATTGCCAAACGATGCTTTAATACTTGCAACATGCAAGTATCACAAAATTAAAAATTTAATAACTTTAGATACCGATTTTAAAAAAATTGCAGATAAAGAAAGTATAAAAATTATAAATCCAAAATAA
- the gatD gene encoding Glu-tRNA(Gln) amidotransferase subunit GatD: MDVGDIIRVETDKGIFEGILLPSTDENVITIKMKNGYNVGILKENVKNIEIIAKGEKPKYELPPLNIEKNEKLKTISILSTGGTVASKVDYKTGAVHPSFTADDLIRAVPELLDIANIKGRAVMNILSENMKPEYWKKIAEEIKKEIEEGADGIVIAHGTDTMSYTASALSFMVKADVPIILVGAQRSSDRPSSDAALNLISAVLAAREPIKGVYVVMHGESGDTFCYLHNGVKVRKCHSSRRDAFKSINTVPVAKINPFTKEIIYLQEVEKSDNSKKVEINTNLEEKVALIKIYPGMDGEIIRFYVDKGYKGIVLEGTGLGHAPEYIFEDIKYAIDNGVVVVMTTQTINGRVNMNVYSNGRELQKLGVIGCEDMPPEVALVKLMYLLGNHDPEEVKKLINKNLVGEIEYRSRFDAY, encoded by the coding sequence ATGGATGTTGGAGATATTATAAGAGTAGAAACAGATAAAGGGATTTTTGAAGGTATTTTACTACCCTCAACTGACGAAAATGTCATTACAATAAAAATGAAAAATGGATATAATGTTGGAATATTAAAAGAAAATGTAAAAAATATAGAGATTATTGCTAAAGGAGAGAAGCCAAAGTATGAATTGCCCCCATTAAACATTGAAAAGAATGAAAAATTAAAAACAATCTCTATTTTATCCACTGGAGGAACTGTTGCTTCAAAGGTTGATTATAAAACTGGAGCGGTTCATCCTTCTTTTACAGCTGATGATTTAATTAGAGCTGTTCCAGAGCTTTTAGACATCGCAAATATAAAAGGAAGGGCAGTTATGAACATATTAAGCGAAAATATGAAACCAGAGTATTGGAAAAAGATTGCTGAAGAGATAAAAAAAGAGATAGAGGAAGGAGCAGATGGGATTGTTATAGCTCATGGAACAGATACTATGAGCTATACAGCTTCAGCTCTCTCATTTATGGTTAAAGCTGATGTCCCAATAATTTTAGTTGGAGCTCAGAGAAGTAGTGACAGGCCTTCATCAGATGCCGCCCTCAATTTAATAAGTGCTGTTTTAGCTGCAAGAGAGCCAATTAAAGGAGTTTATGTAGTAATGCATGGGGAGAGTGGAGATACATTCTGCTATCTACATAATGGAGTTAAGGTTAGAAAGTGCCATTCATCAAGAAGAGATGCATTTAAATCAATAAATACAGTACCAGTAGCTAAGATAAATCCATTTACAAAGGAAATTATCTATTTGCAGGAAGTTGAAAAATCAGATAATAGCAAAAAAGTAGAGATAAACACTAATTTAGAAGAAAAAGTGGCTTTAATAAAAATTTATCCTGGAATGGATGGAGAAATTATTAGATTCTATGTTGATAAAGGATATAAAGGAATTGTTTTAGAAGGGACTGGTTTAGGTCATGCTCCAGAGTATATATTTGAAGATATAAAGTATGCAATTGATAATGGCGTTGTTGTTGTAATGACAACTCAGACAATCAATGGAAGAGTAAATATGAACGTTTATTCAAATGGAAGAGAATTACAAAAATTAGGAGTTATTGGTTGTGAAGATATGCCTCCAGAAGTTGCATTAGTTAAATTAATGTATCTCTTAGGAAATCATGATCCAGAGGAAGTTAAAAAATTAATTAATAAGAATTTAGTTGGGGAAATTGAATATAGAAGTAGGTTTGATGCTTATTAG
- a CDS encoding radical SAM protein, whose product MNVEEIEKYLEENFDKLPEGCKQCVKGEKLVLFITGICNNNCYYCPLSEKRKNKDVIYANERLITTVEEAIEEAKLCSSKGVGITGGNPLLKINRTVKFLKALKNEFDEFHAHLYTTPETINEENLKLLKEAGLDEIRLHPTKIFNYGYDEEYIKLLCEKLSLCNKYIEDVGVEIPAIPNMEDEILKLAEAIDGIAKFMNINELEFSEENYYELEKRGFTPKDDVSNAIAGSEETALKVIKEFKGDLFINYCPSVLKDAIQMRNRLINRAKNVAKPYEVITEDGLLLRGIMIFDNEDDLKEMAEILEENEIEFEIIDKNIYLNPFILEDIIEEMKRQRFPITFSAYISELYPTTDALEVERIPLITKKLKFRRRRKR is encoded by the coding sequence ATGAACGTTGAAGAGATTGAAAAATATTTGGAAGAAAATTTTGATAAACTTCCAGAGGGATGTAAGCAGTGTGTTAAAGGGGAAAAATTGGTTTTATTCATTACAGGAATTTGCAACAACAATTGCTACTACTGCCCTTTATCTGAAAAAAGAAAGAATAAAGATGTAATATATGCAAATGAGAGGTTAATTACTACTGTTGAAGAGGCAATTGAAGAGGCAAAGCTATGTAGTAGCAAAGGGGTTGGAATAACTGGTGGCAATCCTTTATTAAAAATAAATAGAACTGTAAAATTCTTAAAGGCATTAAAGAATGAATTTGATGAATTTCATGCCCACTTATATACAACACCAGAAACAATAAATGAAGAGAATTTAAAACTTTTAAAAGAAGCGGGTTTAGATGAGATAAGGTTGCATCCAACAAAGATTTTTAACTATGGCTATGATGAGGAATATATAAAGCTTTTATGTGAAAAATTGAGCTTATGCAACAAATACATTGAAGATGTTGGGGTTGAAATTCCAGCAATCCCAAATATGGAAGATGAAATTTTAAAATTGGCTGAGGCAATTGATGGAATTGCCAAATTTATGAACATAAATGAGCTTGAGTTTTCTGAGGAAAATTATTATGAGTTGGAAAAAAGAGGCTTTACGCCAAAGGATGATGTGAGCAATGCAATTGCTGGTAGTGAAGAAACAGCTTTAAAAGTTATAAAAGAATTTAAAGGAGATTTATTTATTAACTACTGCCCATCAGTTTTAAAAGATGCTATACAGATGAGAAATAGGTTAATAAATAGAGCTAAGAATGTAGCTAAGCCTTATGAGGTTATAACTGAAGATGGCTTGCTATTGAGGGGCATTATGATTTTTGATAATGAGGATGATTTAAAGGAAATGGCTGAGATTTTGGAAGAGAATGAGATTGAGTTTGAAATTATTGATAAAAATATATACTTAAATCCATTTATATTGGAGGATATTATTGAGGAGATGAAAAGGCAGAGATTTCCTATAACATTCTCAGCTTATATCTCAGAACTCTACCCTACAACTGATGCTTTAGAAGTAGAGAGAATCCCATTAATAACTAAAAAATTAAAGTTTAGGAGAAGAAGAAAAAGATAA
- the cbiD gene encoding cobalt-precorrin-5B (C(1))-methyltransferase CbiD, translating into MIYDFRKKSKFGYTTGSCAVAGAYSALYYLKFGKKLSYVEIENLNGDKLIIPIEKIEKCGNKAKAVVIKDAGEDIDITNGIEIITEVELKKGKKDVVIKGGEGVGIVTKDGLQVKKGEPAINPKPKEMIRNNLLKLLNDDEVAEVTISIPKGKELAKKTLNPKLGIIGGLSILGTTGIVRPMSNEAYMNSLAPQIDVALANDYKRLIFVPGNIGTKYAKQLLNANDDEIIEVSNFWGFMLDKAKEKGVEEILIFGHAGKIIKLAGGIYNTHSKVADCRNEILAAYSSLFIDDKEAIKKILFSSTTEEVIKILEEKGILNDVFNLIAKRVVERLSERWEGIKFSCIIIDMKGNVLGSYL; encoded by the coding sequence ATGATTTATGATTTCAGAAAGAAATCAAAATTTGGCTACACTACTGGCTCATGTGCTGTTGCTGGGGCTTATTCAGCCCTTTATTATTTAAAATTTGGAAAAAAACTTAGTTATGTTGAGATTGAGAATTTAAATGGCGATAAATTAATTATTCCAATAGAAAAAATTGAAAAATGTGGAAATAAAGCTAAGGCAGTGGTTATTAAAGATGCTGGAGAGGATATAGATATAACAAACGGAATTGAAATCATTACTGAAGTAGAATTAAAAAAAGGAAAAAAAGATGTTGTTATTAAAGGTGGAGAAGGAGTTGGAATAGTTACAAAGGATGGTTTGCAGGTAAAGAAAGGAGAGCCAGCTATAAATCCAAAACCTAAAGAGATGATTAGAAACAACCTTTTAAAGCTTTTAAATGATGATGAAGTTGCTGAAGTTACTATTTCAATACCAAAAGGTAAAGAACTGGCTAAAAAAACACTAAATCCAAAACTTGGAATCATCGGAGGTTTATCTATATTAGGAACTACTGGAATTGTTAGACCAATGTCAAATGAAGCATATATGAACTCTTTAGCTCCACAAATAGATGTTGCATTAGCAAATGATTATAAGAGGTTAATTTTTGTTCCTGGAAATATTGGAACTAAGTATGCTAAACAACTTTTAAATGCCAATGATGATGAGATAATTGAGGTTTCAAACTTTTGGGGATTTATGCTTGATAAAGCTAAAGAAAAAGGAGTTGAAGAGATTTTAATCTTTGGACATGCTGGAAAAATAATTAAGTTGGCTGGGGGAATATATAATACTCATTCAAAGGTAGCTGATTGTAGAAATGAGATATTAGCTGCTTATTCTTCCCTATTTATTGATGACAAAGAGGCGATAAAAAAAATATTGTTTTCTAGCACAACAGAGGAAGTTATTAAAATTTTAGAGGAAAAAGGAATTTTAAATGATGTTTTCAACCTTATAGCTAAAAGAGTTGTTGAAAGGTTAAGTGAAAGATGGGAAGGTATTAAATTCAGCTGTATAATTATAGATATGAAAGGAAATGTTTTAGGAAGTTATTTATAA
- a CDS encoding archease, whose protein sequence is MFNYFETTADLGVEAKGKSLEEAFKEGAKGLYNIMVDIDKVDKKEKIEFEIEGEDLEELLYNFLNELLFYTDVENLVFSDFDVKIEKDNNGYKLKCIAYGEKINKEKHNIKEEVKAVTYHMMEVKQEEDGWKIRYIVDL, encoded by the coding sequence ATGTTTAATTATTTTGAAACTACTGCTGATTTAGGTGTTGAAGCAAAAGGAAAAAGTTTAGAAGAGGCGTTTAAAGAGGGGGCTAAGGGACTTTACAATATTATGGTTGATATTGACAAAGTTGATAAAAAGGAAAAAATAGAGTTTGAAATAGAAGGGGAAGATTTGGAAGAGCTCTTATACAATTTTCTAAATGAGTTACTTTTTTATACTGATGTTGAAAATCTGGTTTTTAGCGACTTTGATGTAAAAATTGAAAAAGATAATAACGGCTATAAGTTAAAATGCATTGCTTATGGAGAAAAGATAAACAAAGAGAAGCATAATATAAAAGAGGAGGTTAAAGCAGTAACCTATCACATGATGGAAGTTAAACAAGAAGAAGATGGATGGAAGATTAGATACATAGTTGATTTATAG
- the rtcA gene encoding RNA 3'-terminal phosphate cyclase encodes MDFIVIDGSYLEGGGQIIRTAVSLSALTQKPVKIINIRKKRKNKGLAPQHVSAVKAVKKLCNAEVFGLNIGSEELTFIPSKLAPKDFTIDIGTAGSISLVIQTLLPLSLGINKKFTIKIKGGTDVKHAPPIDYVKNVTLKILRDFGVLTELKVLKRGFYPEGGGEVIFEVKPSKVKKFDLIEHSKSDLVEGISYVQNLDENIARRMRKKAVDLLNKEKLLPNIKIECSKGISTGAGIVLWNDTLGGSCLGEKGLRAEIVAERAVNELLKERESGMALDKYMGDHIIPFLAFGKGIVGVSEITNHTKTNMWVVKHFLDVDFEIKEYKENNCNGFTIEVV; translated from the coding sequence ATGGATTTTATTGTCATTGATGGAAGTTATTTAGAAGGAGGGGGGCAAATTATAAGAACTGCTGTTTCTTTATCAGCTTTAACTCAAAAACCAGTAAAAATTATTAACATAAGGAAAAAGAGAAAAAATAAAGGTTTAGCTCCTCAGCATGTATCTGCAGTTAAAGCTGTTAAGAAACTTTGCAATGCTGAAGTTTTTGGATTGAACATTGGCTCAGAAGAATTAACTTTTATACCTTCAAAATTGGCTCCAAAAGATTTTACAATCGATATTGGAACTGCTGGAAGTATATCCTTAGTTATACAAACCCTCCTTCCTTTATCATTAGGAATCAACAAAAAATTCACTATAAAAATAAAGGGAGGGACTGATGTTAAACATGCCCCCCCAATTGATTATGTAAAAAATGTAACCTTAAAAATCCTTAGAGATTTTGGAGTATTAACAGAGCTAAAAGTTTTGAAAAGAGGGTTTTATCCAGAAGGGGGAGGAGAAGTTATATTTGAAGTAAAGCCTTCAAAAGTTAAAAAATTTGATTTAATAGAGCATTCTAAAAGTGATTTGGTTGAAGGAATTAGCTATGTGCAAAATTTAGATGAGAATATAGCAAGAAGAATGAGAAAAAAGGCGGTGGATTTATTAAACAAAGAAAAACTTCTGCCCAATATAAAAATAGAATGTTCAAAAGGTATTTCTACTGGAGCAGGGATAGTTTTATGGAACGATACTTTAGGAGGAAGTTGTTTAGGAGAGAAAGGATTAAGGGCGGAGATTGTTGCTGAAAGGGCTGTTAATGAGTTATTAAAAGAGAGAGAAAGTGGAATGGCTTTAGATAAATATATGGGAGACCATATAATTCCATTCTTAGCTTTTGGTAAAGGAATAGTGGGAGTTTCAGAGATAACTAATCACACAAAAACAAATATGTGGGTGGTTAAACACTTTTTGGATGTAGATTTTGAGATTAAAGAGTATAAAGAAAATAATTGCAATGGATTTACTATTGAGGTGGTTTAA
- a CDS encoding NOL1/NOP2/sun family putative RNA methylase → MQFIRVNTLKINPEILKERLENKGVVLEKTFLDYAFEVKEAPFSIGSTPEYLFGYYMPQSISSMIPPVVLNPEENSFILDMCAAPGGKTTHLAQLMKNKGTIVAVEISRSRVKALKSNINRMGVLNTIIINADMRKYKDYLLKNEIFFDKILLDAPCSGNIIKDKNRNVSEEDIKYCSLRQKELIDIGIDLLKKDGELVYSTCSMEIEENEEVIKYILQKRDDVELINIKADEFKGINIREGYIEGTLRIFPPNEPFFIAKLKKIK, encoded by the coding sequence ATGCAATTTATAAGAGTTAATACTTTAAAGATTAATCCAGAAATATTAAAAGAGAGATTAGAGAATAAAGGCGTTGTTTTAGAAAAAACTTTCTTAGATTATGCTTTTGAAGTAAAGGAAGCCCCGTTCTCAATTGGCTCAACTCCAGAGTATTTGTTTGGCTATTATATGCCACAATCAATATCTTCAATGATTCCACCAGTTGTTTTAAATCCAGAAGAAAATAGTTTTATATTAGATATGTGTGCCGCTCCAGGGGGGAAAACAACTCATTTAGCCCAATTAATGAAAAATAAAGGAACAATAGTTGCAGTTGAAATTAGTAGAAGTAGAGTAAAGGCGTTGAAATCAAATATAAATAGGATGGGGGTTTTAAACACAATCATAATAAATGCAGATATGAGAAAATACAAAGATTACTTATTAAAAAATGAGATATTTTTTGATAAGATTTTGTTAGATGCCCCTTGCTCAGGAAACATTATTAAAGATAAAAATAGAAATGTCTCAGAAGAAGATATAAAATACTGCTCTTTAAGGCAGAAAGAGCTAATAGATATAGGTATAGATTTATTAAAAAAAGATGGGGAATTGGTTTATTCAACTTGCTCAATGGAAATTGAAGAAAATGAGGAAGTAATAAAATATATACTACAAAAAAGAGACGATGTTGAGTTGATAAATATAAAAGCAGATGAATTTAAAGGAATTAATATAAGAGAAGGATATATAGAAGGGACTTTAAGAATTTTTCCACCAAATGAACCATTTTTTATTGCAAAATTAAAGAAAATAAAATAA
- the artE gene encoding archaeosortase family protein ArtE, which yields MVEDISTNGKSKKEKILFLIKFYIAFLVTFFILGYFEKYLIGIVAYLSYVFTKIIIPNARLVNNFIYLPNNTVEVVEECTGSFLIAGFLALIIVYSKSSKEFLIGLFFVLLAFFVNIFRIVLVCYLVNMHPENPWLYHEIAGYGVILTLVPILVVSYLKIIERYRQSLK from the coding sequence ATGGTGGAGGATATATCCACAAATGGTAAATCCAAAAAAGAAAAAATTCTGTTTTTGATAAAGTTTTATATCGCATTTTTAGTAACATTTTTTATTTTAGGCTATTTTGAAAAATATTTAATAGGAATAGTCGCCTATCTAAGCTACGTATTTACAAAAATAATAATTCCAAATGCAAGATTGGTGAATAATTTTATATATTTACCAAACAACACTGTTGAAGTAGTTGAAGAATGCACAGGAAGTTTTTTAATTGCTGGATTTTTAGCTCTAATTATTGTTTATTCTAAAAGTAGTAAAGAGTTTTTAATTGGGCTCTTTTTTGTATTATTGGCATTTTTTGTAAATATTTTTAGGATAGTGTTGGTTTGCTATTTAGTAAATATGCATCCAGAAAATCCTTGGCTATATCATGAAATTGCAGGATATGGAGTTATATTAACGTTAGTCCCAATATTGGTAGTTAGTTATTTAAAAATTATTGAAAGATATAGACAATCATTAAAATAA
- the thiL gene encoding thiamine-phosphate kinase, whose protein sequence is MDEVKVIELIKKTLKFSNENIVKGIDDDCAVIKIDENFYLVATTDMMVKKAHIPSILTPYEIGGRILTANVSDIASMGAKPLAFLVSISLSKEEANEKFIKELYSGLDDFSKLYNCPVVGGDTNKGDELVLSGTAFGITDNPIYRKGEVGDDICVTNDLGRVYCALALYYMLKENKISHSEFEKLCQKYPKIIEKLRKPIARVKEGLLMNKLINGCCDISDGLGKEITYFKNFEIYSDKIFKLIPDDVIEFCEEFNLNPIKVVLNSGEEFELLFTTSKFNKVKDSLKGYSKIYKIGKIIEEGQFIDGEEFYGGGYIHKW, encoded by the coding sequence ATGGATGAGGTAAAAGTAATTGAATTAATTAAAAAAACTCTAAAATTTTCTAATGAAAATATAGTAAAAGGCATTGATGATGACTGTGCAGTTATAAAAATTGATGAAAATTTTTATTTAGTTGCTACAACAGATATGATGGTTAAAAAAGCCCATATTCCTTCTATTTTAACCCCTTATGAAATCGGAGGAAGGATTTTAACTGCAAATGTTTCAGATATTGCATCCATGGGAGCTAAGCCATTGGCATTTTTAGTATCAATATCCTTATCTAAAGAAGAAGCAAATGAGAAGTTTATTAAAGAGCTTTATTCTGGATTAGATGATTTTTCTAAGCTTTATAACTGCCCAGTAGTTGGTGGAGATACAAATAAAGGGGATGAGCTCGTATTATCAGGAACTGCCTTTGGAATAACTGACAACCCAATTTATAGGAAGGGAGAAGTTGGAGATGATATCTGTGTAACTAATGATTTAGGTAGAGTTTATTGTGCTTTAGCTCTATATTATATGCTTAAGGAGAACAAAATTAGCCATAGTGAGTTTGAAAAACTTTGCCAAAAATATCCAAAGATTATTGAAAAATTAAGAAAACCTATTGCAAGGGTTAAGGAAGGATTATTAATGAATAAACTCATAAATGGTTGTTGTGACATCTCAGATGGTTTAGGAAAGGAAATAACATATTTCAAAAATTTTGAGATATACAGTGATAAAATTTTTAAGCTTATTCCAGACGATGTTATTGAATTTTGTGAAGAATTCAACCTAAACCCAATAAAAGTAGTTTTAAATAGTGGAGAGGAGTTTGAGCTTTTATTTACAACATCCAAGTTTAATAAAGTGAAAGATTCACTAAAAGGCTATTCAAAGATTTATAAAATTGGTAAAATTATAGAAGAGGGGCAGTTTATTGATGGAGAGGAATTTTATGGTGGAGGATATATCCACAAATGGTAA